CTGATCGACCGCATCGTCCACCACGCCGACGTCATCGCCCTTAAAGGCGCCTCCTACCGGCTCCGCGACCGAGGCATCGACCCCCTGCCCAGCATCAAGACCGGGCAAGGCTCGCCAGACTGAAACTGTCCACTTTTCGAGCGCCGTCGAGACCAAAATGCCGCGAACTTAGTTAGAGACCCATGCGTGTGTCGCAGGCTGCACACTTGACAGCCGACAGCGTGCAATTCAATCCGCACGAGGACCAGTCACGACATCTATGGCACTCTTCTCGCTCGTGCTCTTCATCTGCGTATTGGAAGCATGAGTTGCAGACCCAACGTGTGTGCGCCCAAGGGCTCGAGGGGTCCCTGACAGTCTTGGCGTGGAAATTCCCACGTACGGTGTAGGAACCCCACGTCGTGGAAGTAACCCCATCTCCTGTAGCGAGCACCCGCTCGGCATAGTCACGTGTCGCCGCTTCAACGGCGTCCCGTTCGGTCAAGTCCCGTGGGGTGGTGTACGA
The genomic region above belongs to Cumulibacter manganitolerans and contains:
- a CDS encoding ATP-binding protein produces the protein MSQPSPVAAKSRRTSALIDRIVHHADVIALKGASYRLRDRGIDPLPSIKTGQGSPD